The following DNA comes from Eretmochelys imbricata isolate rEreImb1 chromosome 2, rEreImb1.hap1, whole genome shotgun sequence.
CAATTTTTCCCCCTGCGGAGGGGAAAGGAATGGAGAAGTCACCATAAGCGAAAGATGCTAGTCAGGCTGCTTAATGCATATTTGAAAGGTGCTCAAATAACACAGTGATGGATGCAGTATAAGGCCATGAACAGAATATGGCATCAGTGCAGATTAACCAGCAATAgaagttcatttaaaaatacaaatcttGTTTTCTTGCTAATATTCTCTGAAATAAAACTGAGGCGAGAGAAATACATGAAGTGTAAGTGAAAGGAGTATTGTCACTAAACAGAATATTTTCTATTGTGTTTGAAGGGTCAACAGTAGACCTTTAAGTGCACGGAACCTGTGTCAACCATTTGAAACTTGCTATTCCAGATTTTGAATCCTTGATGCAGGAACAAAGAAACATCACATGTCCCTCTGGGTTCTTCATCCTTTCAGTATATGTGGCAAAAATTCCTTTATTTAGGAAATGACCTGTATCATACTGAAAGCACCCTTCTACAACAAACAGTTCTTTCAAAGCAATATACTACACTAGCTGGTACAATCTACCCCTCTATTGACATGTATCAAAATAGAATACTGAGCCAAGAAAGACATCAGCCCCAAATTAGAGGTGAGTTGGGAGGAAGTCAAAATGAGTATAATTTACACCTTCTTCTGATATCAATCTCTATGTTACACCCATTTAGACTCCTTTTAAACTTTCACTGACTGACAAACTCAGACACATTTACCAATCTGTAATTTATACTCCCTCCCTTTACACCTCTGAATTTGGACTCTGTATCTGCAGGCACTATATACCATAATGTAACTCTGCATATAGCCCTGTAACATTTACATCAGAGGCCCAGTGGGATCCTTTCCAGCACAAAGACTTGAATGATCACATAAGTTATGCACTTGCAAGGAGAAATGGATAGACAGTTTCAAGCACATAACCCTGATAGGCTTCTCTACTAGTGATGCTTTTTCATgtgttgaaaaagaaaaaaacaaaacccaaacaaaactgTACATACACTGGCTCTGCATGAGAGCCTTACCTTACCTTAATTTCTGCCCATATAATTGTTCTGTCTTCCTGGCTTGTTTATGGCCAAGTATCTTTTACAAACCAGTTTGCTGGAATGTATTACTAGATTTATGTTTGGTGCATGCAATCCTTGCTGCACAATAATACAGTGCTTTATATCTATTACTATTTTTGTACCTATGCCCTCTGTGAGTATCTAAGTAGGGAAGTATAAGCACCCAAAAAAGATCAGAGTCAGACAATTGATAACAACAAGCAGGACAGATTGTGTTGGAACAACAACCTTTCCAATAAAATGGAGTCTCCCAGAAATGTTTTTTCCCAAtggtgagacaaggtgggagaggtaatatcttgtattggaccaaagtctgttggtgagaaagacaagcctttgacctacacagagctcttcttcaggtctgggaacttCCCAATGGTGTTGCTCAGAGGtcctttgttgttttttctgtttcctggACCACTTCTACTTTACTGTCTCTAATGAAGAGATGTATTTTGTAATCATAgtaaacacatttatttgtggCAAGTCCCTCAGATCATAGTCTAATTCTTCATGCTCGAATGCATGTGTATGTCTatatcagtagttctcaacctatttaccactgtgggcccAAGTGCAGCCCACAGtatgttatgtgggctgcatcaaatactacctgtatggccctgaagaTGTCACCtgggccacagctctgtgctgattgggccgcaaatagcccatgggctgcaggttgagaaccactggtctatataATCTGATAATAGTCCTTCCATCTCCCAACTTTCACAACTGCTCTGGCTCTGTCTATGCTTGCAACGTTCCTTGAAGAAATTCCTCACCAGTGTAGCTCCCAGTGGATGCTGAtgcctgagcccccttccacccTATATCTCCCCTCTTGCTACTAGCAGTAATGATGCACCAGCAGTGACTTGTAGGTATGAAGCTGGGTAGCATAAACAAGGCTTCTGAATCTGGCAAAATAGTCTCTGCAACACAGCTCATCTTTACACCTAGGCAGAGATTTAGTATCTAACCACTAAAAAATGTGGGTCAGTGCTTcatctggaaatgtttttcagctGTATAGCATTAAACTCTTTGCACAATATTTAAGAAACACACAAAATCCTTCCTGGAGTTGTGTGAAAGAGGCCGAATAGTAACTGCTTAGCCAGAGTTCCCCCCTAAGCTACGCTTcttgtagggttgccaattttggctggacgtattcctggaggtttcaccACATGACACTGTCTTTAATTAAGGATTCATCTTTCATTCCTGGAGACGCCAGGACAGGACACTTGGGGTGGGTTGGCAACCCCTACTTCTGGGCCCCGTTGTGACGTCCGTAACCCTCCACCCCTGCAGTTAGGAAGAACCCTGGCAGCAGACAGGGAACGGGAGGCTGTTGGTTTTCCTCAGTCAGCCCCACGTTTGCCCTGGGAAGGGTCCGCGGTAGTTGGGAACGGCCGGTGGGGGTCACAGTGGCACAGCCCGGGGGTGCGTGGGCGGGCGCCCCCTCGGGCAAGGAAGGGGGAGTCACCGGGATCTAGGGGGAGACGCGCTTCCTGCGAGCCCCGCGTGGCCGCGGCCAGGCCGGTGTACGAGGAGCCTGCCCACGCCCCcgcgcttgggggaggaggaggaggaggtgccgCCGCCCCGaacctcctccctcctccccactgggcGCCGCCCCCTGCCCGGCAACGCCGCCGCCGCCGGATTTGCCACATCTGCACCGCCGGGGCTCAGCTGCCTCTGGAGCCGAGCGCGCCGGGAGATGGAGCCCCGCTGCCGACCAggccgccccccgggactccccagCTGCCAGGGCCGCCAGCCCGGAGCCGCCGCGTAAACCCGACCCGCCGCCCACGCAGCACCGGGAACCCGCCCAGCCTCCGCTCGGCGGCAGCGAAGCGCGCCCGCCCCTCTCCCGCCGCCAGCAGCTCGCTCTCTTCGTCGCCGCGGGAGCCGGGCCATGGCGGGGCGATGAACGAGCGGCCGCCCCTGCCCAGTGGCTTCGGGGAGCGGGCATTGGCCCAGCGCGGCGGCTCGATCCCCGCCCGGCGGAGCGCGCTGCCGGGCTAGAGCCGGCCGGGCCCGGCGGCATGTGGAGCCCCGGGGGCGCCGTGCTCCAGCTCCTCTCCCGGGCCGCCAAGTTCgcggctgcccagggagcccggcAGGACCTCAGCCGCTGGCTGGCCCGGGCTGGCGGAGGGGGGGAGCCGGCCGGCTGCGCCCAGGGAGACGCGGCTGGGCTCCTGCGCGGGCCGTACCCGGGGCAGAACGGGCTGCAGCGCTCggagctgctgctgtgccagCTGCCGGAGGCGGGTGGTGCGGGGCCCGGGCTGCCCGAGGCCAGGACGTGGCGCTGCTCATGCTGCCTGTTGGGCACCTGCTGGTGCAAGAGCTGCCTGGCCGTGTGCGTCCTGGCCGCGCTGTGCTTCGCCGCGCTGGCCCTGGTGCGCCAGTATGTGCGGGACCTGCTGCTCTGGGCCGAGAGCCTGGACAGCGTGGCCGGCGTGCTGCTCTTCACTGTGGGCTTCATCGTGGTCTCCTTCCCTTGCGGCTGGGGCTACATCGTGCTGAACGTGGCCGCCGGCTACCTGTACGGCTTCGTGCTGGGCATGGGGCTGATGGTGCTCGGGGTCCTCATCGGCACTTTCATCGCCCACGTGGTCTGCAAGAAGCTGCTGGCCCGCTGGGTGCTAGCGAGGATCCAGGGCAGCGAGAAGCTCAGCGCCGTTATCCGCGTAGTGGAGGGAGGAAGCGGCCTCAAAGTGGTGGCCCTGG
Coding sequences within:
- the TMEM64 gene encoding transmembrane protein 64 — encoded protein: MWSPGGAVLQLLSRAAKFAAAQGARQDLSRWLARAGGGGEPAGCAQGDAAGLLRGPYPGQNGLQRSELLLCQLPEAGGAGPGLPEARTWRCSCCLLGTCWCKSCLAVCVLAALCFAALALVRQYVRDLLLWAESLDSVAGVLLFTVGFIVVSFPCGWGYIVLNVAAGYLYGFVLGMGLMVLGVLIGTFIAHVVCKKLLARWVLARIQGSEKLSAVIRVVEGGSGLKVVALARLTPIPFGLQNAVFSITDLSLPNYLMASSVGLLPTQLLNSYLGTTLRTMEDVIAEQSVSGYFIFTLQIVISFGLMFYVVHRAQVELNAAIVACEMEMKTSFAPGSQPSITSSTTFCNKRTITFSGGGINIV